GGAGAGTCGGTCGGGCAGCGCGGAAAGGCCCGGTGCTACTAGGCGGTAATGGGTAAGAAGGCCTGCTCGGGAACTTGTCGCGGATATTCGGCGGGCGAGCAAGCAGGTGGCTGTCGGCACTCTGGTGCAGCCTCGGCCGGCCGCGCTTACTCCGGCAAGGCGGTGCTCGCGCGGGTCGGATCGCTTCGCGGGGCGCCGGGATTGCCGGGATCGCTCCGATCCTGGATCGTCGACGCCAGAGGGGCCTATCTTGGGCGATATGAAACTTGATGCGACCCGGGCGTAGAAGTAACCGGCCTGCTGTTTGTCCGACTTGTGGACTATAGCGGGGCAATCGCGGCTAAAGATCCCCCGCGCCGTGTCGGACGCCGTCAATCGGCTTGGACGTCGACCTGGCCGGCCTGGCCGGCACCGTGCGTGGCGGACACCTGCGGCACGTGGGCCGTACCGGGATGTTGGCGGTGCGGATCCGATCCCGGCTCGTCGGTCTGGTAGCGCCGGCGGAATCGTGGATCCACGAGGTAGCGCAGCGCGCCGGTCGCGCCACCTGCACCGACCGCCAGGCCGTAGGCGTAATTGAGCAGCACGGTCGTCAGTACCACGCGCCACCCCGCGTTGCGTCGCACGAAGCCCAGCATCGGCAGGTTCGCGTAGACGAACCAGAGTGCGAAGACAGCCGGAACGGCAATGAGATAGGGCGACAGCAGAGGTAGCGGAGCGGTCACCGCAGACAGGAACACTGCGGCGATCTCCGGCGGCCGGTGGAGCGCCTCCCGCTCCGGCTTCAGATCGCGCTGCTTGAGGATCAACGGCATCAGCGACACCGCCCGACCGAATCTCTTGTGCAGCACCGACCACATATTGTCGTCGTCGTCGTGATATCCGACCACGTCGAGCGCGCGAGTCACCGGAAAGTGTGCGGCGATGCGCAAGCCGAACTCGTGGTCCTCGTTCGTCCACTGCCCGAAGAGTCGCTCGTCGAACATGCCGATCTCGTCGACGACCCTTCGGCGAACCGCG
The sequence above is a segment of the Solwaraspora sp. WMMD406 genome. Coding sequences within it:
- a CDS encoding glycosyltransferase family 2 protein, coding for MSVIVPCHNSTKTIALCIESVLAQSYSAIELIVVDDASNDQTTTIVERYDCTLVPLSQNVGAGIARNRGISASHGEILFFLDSDVALAPDAVENAVHILDADPALGAAWGVYGDRPLVDDGIVERVQVLYGHYRQIQPSPVFTGHFAVGAVRRRVVDEIGMFDERLFGQWTNEDHEFGLRIAAHFPVTRALDVVGYHDDDDNMWSVLHKRFGRAVSLMPLILKQRDLKPEREALHRPPEIAAVFLSAVTAPLPLLSPYLIAVPAVFALWFVYANLPMLGFVRRNAGWRVVLTTVLLNYAYGLAVGAGGATGALRYLVDPRFRRRYQTDEPGSDPHRQHPGTAHVPQVSATHGAGQAGQVDVQAD